The sequence ATCACTCGCGTCCGTAATCAGCAGCGAACCCCCGGAAGTTTCCTCTGGAGGACCCTCAGCTCGACAATCCTCGGGCTGTGAAGTCTCTTTCGGACCCGATCTTGGAATCCCTTCCAGGTCAGGCTCTTCTTCTGGCTCCTACGATTGAGCCATTTGAAGAGCAGCCGGCACACTTCATGGAAATACCACGCCAAGCCCGATGAGTTCCCAATAACACCGAAGTAGTTATAGTGACCTCTCAGCTTGAGGTTCAGTTCCTCGATCAAAAGCGGCAACCGCTTCGATCGATTCTTCTGTATCCACTCACTCGTGGCCTTGATGGCGCGCCGGAGGCGACAGCGGCCCGTGCGCCTTTTCAGGTGCTTATGGCCGTTCCTGTCCTTCCCCC comes from Alphaproteobacteria bacterium and encodes:
- a CDS encoding group II intron reverse transcriptase/maturase, with translation ISPTLANVYLHYVLDLWVEKKLSKEMQGEVKYVRYADDFVCAFSVKADAYHFYEQLPGRLAKFGLEVAGEKTRILDFGRYRGKANRKFEFLGFELSWGKDRNGHKHLKRRTGRCRLRRAIKATSEWIQKNRSKRLPLLIEELNLKLRGHYNYFGVIGNSSGLAWYFHEVCRLLFKWLNRRSQKKSLTWKGFQDRVRKRLHSPRIVELRVLQRKLPGVRC